From the Halalkalicoccus sp. CGA53 genome, one window contains:
- a CDS encoding ArsR/SmtB family transcription factor: protein MAGLLPSSPDTSGVEDAEPRVIGIEGDDADALIGALSSETARSLLAALHDEPATPSAVAARVDTSLQNAQYHLGKLEAADLIREVGTAYSEKGREMTVYAPADAPLVVVAGNEEATSGLRTALSRLLGAVAALGVGSVVVEQLLGDGVLPGDLGVAEDDVAEDPVVADEEVEDSEELDEEVEEPEATEEDVADDAPTDDVVTPEEAPMPEVGVVDLGDATLGLPPGALFFLGGLVVIACLFALGYSRY, encoded by the coding sequence ATGGCCGGCCTGTTGCCCTCCAGTCCGGACACCTCCGGCGTTGAGGACGCCGAGCCGCGGGTGATCGGCATCGAGGGCGACGACGCGGACGCCCTGATCGGTGCGCTCTCGTCGGAGACCGCCCGCTCGTTGCTCGCGGCGCTCCACGACGAGCCGGCGACGCCCTCGGCGGTCGCCGCGCGCGTCGACACCTCACTGCAGAACGCCCAGTACCACCTCGGAAAGCTCGAAGCGGCCGACCTGATCCGCGAGGTCGGAACCGCCTACTCGGAGAAAGGTCGCGAGATGACCGTCTACGCACCGGCCGACGCCCCGCTGGTCGTCGTCGCCGGCAACGAGGAGGCGACCTCCGGGTTGCGGACGGCGCTCTCGCGACTGCTGGGCGCGGTCGCCGCCCTAGGCGTCGGTAGCGTCGTCGTCGAGCAGCTACTCGGTGACGGGGTGCTCCCGGGTGACCTCGGCGTCGCCGAGGACGACGTGGCCGAGGATCCGGTCGTGGCGGACGAGGAGGTCGAGGACAGCGAGGAACTCGATGAGGAGGTCGAGGAGCCCGAAGCCACCGAGGAGGACGTCGCCGACGACGCACCGACCGACGACGTGGTGACGCCCGAGGAGGCGCCGATGCCCGAGGTCGGTGTCGTGGACCTCGGCGACGCGACGCTCGGACTGCCGCCCGGTGCGCTCTTCTTCCTCGGCGGGCTCGTCGTCATTGCCTGCCTCTTTGCGCTCGGGTATTCGCGGTACTGA
- a CDS encoding DUF2267 domain-containing protein, which produces MDHDEFIGEVQHRAQLSSRGEAQEATRATLSTLGERIQDGQVENLAAQLPEPLEAPLVEGEQTESFGVGEFVERVGERDASVGEGEDREADAAHHARVVFDVIGEAVTEGQFEDVRAGLPDEYGTLFSLAESEGTPPGRE; this is translated from the coding sequence ATGGACCACGACGAGTTCATCGGTGAGGTCCAGCACCGTGCCCAACTGAGCTCGCGGGGGGAGGCCCAGGAGGCCACGCGGGCGACGCTCTCGACCCTCGGCGAGCGGATCCAGGACGGACAGGTCGAGAACCTCGCGGCGCAGCTCCCCGAACCCCTCGAAGCGCCGTTAGTAGAGGGCGAGCAGACCGAGTCGTTCGGCGTCGGGGAGTTCGTCGAGCGGGTCGGAGAGCGCGACGCGAGCGTGGGCGAGGGCGAGGACAGGGAGGCGGACGCGGCCCACCACGCCCGCGTCGTCTTCGACGTGATCGGCGAGGCGGTGACCGAGGGACAGTTCGAGGACGTTCGAGCGGGGCTTCCCGACGAGTACGGGACGCTCTTCTCGCTCGCCGAGAGCGAGGGGACGCCGCCCGGCAGGGAGTGA
- a CDS encoding DUF7859 family protein, which translates to MLTDPAFLVMIGLLLFFVFGTFVFVRRVLLSFREGIDRGRR; encoded by the coding sequence ATGCTCACCGATCCGGCCTTCCTCGTCATGATCGGGCTGTTGCTCTTCTTCGTCTTCGGGACGTTCGTCTTCGTCCGCCGGGTGCTGCTCAGCTTCCGCGAAGGGATCGACCGGGGCCGTCGATAG
- a CDS encoding threonine aldolase family protein, with translation MIDLRSDTVTRPSRAMREASAEAEVGDDVYGEDPTVNELERRAAEAVGTEAALFVPTGTMGNQIAGRVHTDHGQEVLAERDSHVVKWELAGFAQHAGLQVRMVDGDDRGVISPAQVREGTVAEDLHRPGTGLVCLENTHNSKGGAAIAKEDIDAVCDEAADLGVPVHVDGARLFNAATALSTPAPELVENADSVMFCLSKGLGAPVGSVFAGSEDLVDRARRERKLFGGGMRQAGVLAAPGLLALENRERLTEDHENARALAEGLDGVSGLRIPTPETNIVLLDTEGAGHTAEEFLDVCSDEGVLGVPFDEHVVRFCTHLDVDSEDVETAVDRVSSAL, from the coding sequence ATGATCGACCTGCGAAGCGACACGGTGACGCGCCCCTCGCGAGCGATGCGGGAGGCGAGCGCGGAGGCCGAGGTGGGCGACGACGTCTACGGCGAGGATCCCACGGTGAACGAACTCGAGCGTCGGGCGGCCGAGGCCGTCGGAACGGAGGCGGCGCTGTTCGTCCCGACCGGGACGATGGGCAACCAGATCGCCGGTCGGGTCCACACCGACCACGGCCAGGAGGTGCTCGCAGAGCGCGACAGTCACGTCGTGAAGTGGGAACTCGCGGGGTTCGCCCAGCACGCGGGCCTCCAGGTCCGGATGGTCGACGGGGACGACCGGGGCGTGATCTCGCCCGCACAGGTCAGAGAGGGCACCGTCGCGGAGGACCTCCACCGGCCGGGGACCGGCCTGGTCTGCCTGGAGAACACCCACAACAGTAAGGGCGGGGCGGCGATCGCGAAAGAGGACATCGACGCGGTCTGTGACGAGGCGGCGGACCTCGGCGTCCCGGTCCACGTCGACGGCGCACGGCTGTTCAACGCCGCGACGGCGCTCTCGACACCTGCCCCGGAACTCGTCGAGAACGCCGACTCGGTGATGTTCTGTCTCTCGAAGGGCCTCGGCGCGCCGGTCGGTTCGGTGTTCGCCGGGAGCGAGGACCTCGTCGACCGGGCTCGACGCGAACGAAAGCTCTTCGGCGGCGGGATGCGCCAGGCGGGTGTACTCGCCGCGCCGGGACTGCTCGCGCTGGAGAACCGCGAGCGGCTCACGGAGGACCACGAGAACGCCCGGGCGCTCGCGGAGGGTCTCGACGGCGTCTCCGGTCTTCGGATCCCGACCCCGGAGACGAACATCGTCCTCCTCGACACCGAGGGGGCCGGACACACCGCGGAGGAGTTCCTCGACGTCTGTTCGGACGAGGGCGTACTCGGCGTGCCGTTCGACGAGCACGTCGTCCGGTTCTGTACGCACCTCGACGTCGACAGCGAGGACGTCGAGACGGCCGTCGACCGGGTTTCCTCGGCGCTCTAG
- a CDS encoding MATE family efflux transporter, translating to MNDGEEGERDENAARDPETARERWAPTPPGDRSVNVTDGRLFVPLVVLSAPVVVAYTLDIVYYVVDLYWIGYLGTDAVAAMSYSWPILFLFTSLGIGITTAGTVLVAQNKGAGRLARSHHVAGQTVSVVSVLSVAIAALGYLLAPWMLALIGATPGSDPHTMAVSYTRITFLGMVPIFWFFVFDALSRGWGDTRTPLYLMAASVGVNVVLDPFVILGFAGNPVFAWFGVEALGTTLYERTGFDGYGIEGAALASVFSRTLAALVALSLLFSGAIGLRVDPSELRPNRESVAEIVEIGVPTSLEMGLRASGVTVMTAIVALEGDTAIAAYGISEYLAALLLVPAIGLARGTETVVGQNLGAGQTQRAKHAVYMSAAIVVTAFVVVVAAAYPVAESIVGLFVSAEPGSNAAAEVVRIGSAFIWIIGPTYVFYGVFQVVLGAFRGSGHTRLALAFAVMELWAVRLPLSVAALRWFDAGVVGIWYAFAASYVLSTLVTAAWFLRGTWTTPVVDR from the coding sequence ATGAACGACGGAGAGGAGGGAGAGAGGGACGAGAACGCGGCGAGAGACCCCGAGACGGCTCGCGAGCGGTGGGCGCCGACGCCGCCCGGCGATCGGTCCGTGAACGTCACCGACGGTCGACTGTTCGTCCCGCTGGTCGTCCTCTCGGCCCCGGTCGTCGTCGCGTACACGCTCGACATCGTCTACTACGTCGTCGACCTCTACTGGATCGGCTACCTGGGAACCGACGCGGTCGCCGCGATGTCGTACTCGTGGCCGATCCTCTTTCTCTTCACGAGCCTCGGGATCGGTATCACGACCGCAGGGACCGTCCTCGTCGCTCAGAACAAGGGAGCCGGTCGGCTCGCTCGATCTCACCACGTGGCCGGACAGACAGTATCGGTCGTCTCGGTCCTCTCGGTCGCGATCGCGGCTCTCGGCTACCTGCTCGCCCCGTGGATGCTCGCGCTGATCGGTGCGACACCGGGGAGCGACCCGCACACGATGGCGGTCAGCTACACCCGCATCACGTTCCTCGGGATGGTCCCGATCTTCTGGTTCTTCGTCTTCGACGCGCTCTCCCGGGGATGGGGCGATACCCGAACCCCGCTCTACCTGATGGCGGCGAGCGTCGGGGTGAACGTCGTCCTCGATCCGTTCGTCATCCTCGGGTTCGCGGGGAACCCCGTCTTCGCGTGGTTCGGCGTCGAGGCGCTCGGGACCACCCTCTACGAACGGACCGGGTTCGACGGCTACGGGATCGAAGGGGCGGCGCTCGCGTCGGTGTTCTCCCGAACGCTCGCCGCTCTCGTCGCGCTCTCGTTGCTCTTCTCGGGTGCGATCGGGCTTCGGGTCGACCCCTCGGAGCTCCGTCCGAACCGAGAGAGCGTCGCTGAGATCGTCGAGATCGGGGTGCCGACCTCGCTCGAGATGGGCCTGCGAGCGAGTGGGGTGACGGTGATGACCGCGATCGTCGCCCTCGAGGGGGACACCGCGATCGCGGCGTACGGGATCTCGGAGTACCTGGCGGCGTTGCTCCTGGTGCCGGCGATCGGCCTCGCGCGGGGGACCGAGACGGTGGTCGGACAGAACCTCGGTGCCGGACAGACGCAGCGGGCGAAACACGCGGTCTACATGAGCGCGGCGATCGTCGTCACCGCCTTCGTCGTCGTAGTCGCCGCCGCCTACCCGGTCGCGGAGTCGATCGTCGGACTGTTCGTCTCGGCCGAGCCGGGGTCGAACGCCGCGGCGGAGGTCGTCCGGATCGGTTCGGCGTTCATCTGGATCATCGGCCCGACGTACGTCTTCTACGGGGTGTTTCAGGTCGTCCTCGGCGCGTTCCGCGGGAGCGGCCACACCCGCCTCGCGCTGGCGTTCGCGGTGATGGAGCTGTGGGCGGTCAGGCTCCCGCTGAGCGTCGCCGCCCTCCGCTGGTTCGACGCGGGCGTCGTCGGGATCTGGTACGCCTTCGCCGCCTCGTACGTCCTCTCGACGCTGGTCACCGCCGCGTGGTTCCTCAGGGGGACCTGGACGACGCCCGTCGTGGACCGGTGA
- a CDS encoding aminopeptidase, whose protein sequence is MDPRIREHAGVIAEHSVDLGAGDDVVIAAHPVASDLAVALHEVCGDVGANPVYLSGDDRANRAYLRASEGEFETPEHQRALTEAADVFVFVRANENVTETSDVDPAINAAYSRAQQPIRRERLSKRWCLTGFPASANAQLAGMSTESYENFVWDAVNKDWDAQREHQERMVEILDPADEVWIRSGAETDIRMSVAGNRTINDYGEKNLPGGEVFTAPVRESVEGSVHFDKPLYQQGREITDVRLEFEDGRVIAHSAAKNEDVLAEILETDDGARYLGELGIGMNREIDRFTYNMLFDEKMGDTVHMAVGMAYDECVGEGNAVNESATHVDMIVDMADDSAIEVDGEVVQRDGVFVFEDGFE, encoded by the coding sequence ATGGACCCGCGCATCCGCGAACACGCAGGCGTGATCGCCGAGCACTCGGTCGATCTCGGTGCTGGGGACGACGTCGTCATCGCCGCACACCCGGTCGCCTCGGACCTCGCCGTCGCGCTCCACGAGGTCTGTGGCGACGTCGGGGCGAACCCGGTCTACCTGAGCGGCGACGACCGGGCGAACCGGGCGTATCTCAGGGCTTCGGAGGGGGAGTTCGAGACGCCCGAGCACCAGCGGGCGCTCACGGAGGCGGCGGACGTCTTCGTCTTCGTTCGAGCCAACGAGAACGTCACCGAGACGAGCGACGTCGACCCCGCGATCAACGCGGCGTACTCGCGCGCACAGCAGCCGATCAGGCGAGAACGCCTCTCGAAACGCTGGTGTCTCACGGGGTTTCCAGCGTCCGCGAACGCCCAGCTCGCCGGAATGAGCACCGAGAGCTACGAGAACTTCGTCTGGGACGCCGTCAACAAGGACTGGGACGCCCAGCGCGAGCATCAGGAACGGATGGTCGAGATCCTCGACCCGGCAGACGAGGTTTGGATCAGATCGGGAGCGGAGACGGACATCCGGATGAGCGTCGCCGGCAACCGGACGATCAACGACTACGGCGAGAAGAACCTCCCCGGAGGCGAGGTGTTCACCGCACCGGTGAGAGAGAGCGTCGAGGGGTCGGTCCACTTCGACAAGCCGCTCTACCAGCAGGGCCGAGAGATCACGGACGTCCGCCTCGAGTTCGAGGATGGGAGGGTGATCGCCCACAGCGCCGCGAAGAACGAGGACGTGCTCGCGGAGATCCTGGAGACCGACGACGGCGCACGGTATCTCGGCGAGCTCGGAATCGGGATGAACCGCGAGATCGACCGGTTCACCTACAACATGCTCTTCGACGAGAAGATGGGCGACACCGTCCACATGGCCGTCGGGATGGCCTACGACGAGTGCGTCGGCGAGGGGAACGCCGTGAACGAGAGCGCGACCCACGTCGACATGATCGTCGACATGGCCGACGACTCGGCGATCGAGGTCGACGGCGAGGTCGTCCAGCGCGACGGCGTTTTCGTCTTCGAGGACGGCTTCGAGTAG